Below is a genomic region from Parageobacillus toebii NBRC 107807.
AGCGTTGGATTTTCTGCTGCATTGTTGTCACCTAATTTCTTTTTGCATGCTGTTTTTCTATTGAACGATCACATCTTTATATTGTACATGAATTATTCGGCATTTTCTTTTAAAAATCGTTCAACCTCTTCTTTCATTGGCATTCCGCCTTGCGCGCCTAGCTTTGTCACTGATAGCGCCGCCGCTGCGTTGGCGAACAGACAAGCTTCTTCTAAACTCATTCCTTTGCTTAACGCGACCGCCAGCGCGCCGTTGAATGTATCTCCCGCTCCTGTCGTATCCACGACCGGAACGCGAAAGCCTGGTATGAGCATCTGTTTTCCATCTTTCCGAATCGTCACGCCGCGCGCCCCTTCCGTGACAATCACTTTATCGGCAAACGCGTCCGCATCGACTTGCTCGAAAATAATATCCCGTTCATGTTCGTTTGGCGTAAGAAAATCGACTTGCTCTATAAGCTTCTGCGGCAGCGGCTGCGCTGGCGCAGGATTTAAAATGACGCGCACGCCATGCTTTTTCGCTAAAAAAGCGGCTCTTTCTACAACGGAAAGCGGAATTTCCAGCTGGAGTACACATACGTCACTTTTGGCAATCATTTCTTCGCATCGATCAATGTCTTCTGGACGAAGCGCATGGTTTGCCCCCGGAACAACGATAATTCGGTTATCTTGTTCCGAAATCGTAATCGAAGCAATGCCGGTCCCTTTATCTGTAACCGGTTTCACATTATCGATATGAACACCTTCCCGCTCCAATGAGCGAAGCAGCTCCGTTCCAAACGCATCCTTCCCGACTGCGCCAATCATATGCACATCCGCGCCAAGCCGCGCGGCCGCCACCGCTTGGTTTGCTCCTTTCCCGCCAGGAATGAGATGAAACTCCTCCCCTAAAATTGTCTCGCCTTGTGATGGAAAGCGGGAAGCGATCGTCACAAGGTCCATGTTGATACTGCCGACTACAGTAATCACTGGTTTTGTCATTTTCATTCCCCCACACGCGCAATTTGTCGTCCTATTAGCGAATGGAAACACGCCATTACGGAATGATCAACAACAATCCAATGTAAAACCCATTAGAATCTATTTCCATCATATATGTAACATGTTACCACAAAATTAAAATGTCATATATCTTGAGGATTTCTTTTTCACTCAATACTGTCATGTCATTTCTTTCGTCAAACTTATATATTTTCATCATTGTTCATCTACTTTCAATCCAAAAACATTTTGTAATGAAAAAGTAAAATACCCATCTACATTTGTATCAATGAATAACATTACTAAATTTTTTCTACAAAAGAAAAAAGATTCCAAAATTATTGACCATTTTCTGATTATTTAGTATAATAAGATTTGGAAGCGAATACATATTACGAGCAACATTTATGAGTCTATCATAAATGCCCCTCGTAATAGCTGTATTTGGTTGGAGGATTAGCATGTTTGAGAACAATGCCATATATATCATCGGAGACGCGAAAGCGCCTTCAAACAATCCGATTACTCAGCAATATAAAGCATTTTTCATCGGATTAGTGGTTAATAAGGAAAGCGGTATCATCGTAGATGCAGATTGTTCAGCGACGATTGAACTGACGAAATCCTTTGTCAAAAGCTTATTGGTCGGCCGATCGATATTGGATATTGACACAGTAAAAAAAGAAATCGAAACTCGCTATTTCGGCTCTTCTCAAAAAGCGCTCATCGTCGCTTTTAAAAACGCCAGCTTAAAATATCAAAATATAGTTTCGTCAGCTGCTTCATCTGTACCTTCATCACGCAGATGAAACCCAGCGAATAGAGTGATTGTTTTCTCTATTTGCTGGGTTTTTATATTTTTATATAAACAAGGAGGAGAGACAATGATTCAAGACGGCGTTGTTTACTTAAGTATTTTGCTGGCTTACGCAGCACTTATCGCCTTTGCAGAGCAAAAGTCTAAATCCAAACTTTTTAAAGTCGTCCCCGGCATTATTTTTATTTATGTCGGAGGCGCACTGATGCAAACATTTGGAGTTTTCGGGAAAACGGATTCGATCGATAATACGTACAATACCGTTAGAAACGTACTGCTTCCTGCTATGCTTATTCTCATGCTTCTGCATTGTGATTTGCGAAAAATCATAAAAATGGGGCCAAAAATTCTTCTCACTTTTTTTGCTGCATCTTTCACGATTATTATTGGGTTTACCATTACGTATCTGTTATTCAAAGAATTCTACGCAAAAGATACATGGAAGGCCTTTGCTGCACTCAGCTCCAGCTGGACAGGCGGGTCGGCAAACATGGTTATTTTGCAAAAAATTTTAGATGTTCCAGAAAACATTTTCGGCTACGCCTTAATGATGGACACGGTCAACTATTCTATTTGGGTCATGTTTATGTTTTGGCTTGTACCATTTGCTGGCAGATTCAACCGTTGGACAAAGGCAAAAATGGTAGATATACCTATTACAAACGACGAAGTAGCAGCAACAAACGAAAGTCATCAAAGAAAAATGGGATTTGCCGAATTAATCGTCTTACTTGGATTCAGCATTCTTTTATCAACAATTTGCACGGAAATCGGAAATGCTTTGCCTGAGGTGGGAGCCGTATTTAACGGATCAACGTGGACGATTGTATTCGCATCCGTCATCGGTTTAGTATTGGCGATGACAAAAATAGCGAAAATTCCCGGCTCCAACGATGTATCGAAAGTCATGCTTTATGTGGTCATCGCATTAATCGCGTCGAAAGCAGACTTTTCTCAATTGTTCCAAGCTCCAATTTATATCATCTCGGGGTTCCTTATTCTTTTGATTCACGCATTATTAATGTTAATTATCGCAAAAGTATGCAAACTTGATTTATTTACAATGGGAGTAACCTCCTTGGCAAATATCGGCGGAGTGGCTTCAACTCCAATTCTCGCGGGCGCATATCATCAGTCACTCATTCCTGTCGGCATATTGACAGCTTTGCTAGGCAATCTCCTTGGAACCTATTACGGGTTGCTCACCGCTCATATTTTATCATCACTGTAAACGAAAGGATGTCTATTCATGAAAATAAAAGACGCAGCCATCGCCACACAATCGACTCCATTAATAAAACCTTTCAAAACAGCGTTGCGAACGGCTACGCAAATTGAAAGCATCATCGTAAAAATCACTCTGGATAACGGAATTGAAGGGTATGGGGCCGCCGTCCCGACCGAAGCCATCACGGGAGAAACGAAACAAGGAATCATAGGTATTTTAGAAAATGTACTCATCCCTAAAATCATCGGTAAAGAAATCGAAGAAATAGCAAAAAACAGTAAAGATATTCAAACTAGTTGCATCGAAAACACAAGCGCGAAAGCAGCATTAGAAATGGCCATGTACGATGCCCTTTGCAAACTACTAAACATTCCTCTCTATCAATTATTCGGAGGAAAGACGAACCGTCATGTCAACGATATGACAATTAGCGTAAATAGTGTAGAAGAAATGGTCAATGACGCAAAAAAAGTCACAGAAAAAGGCTTTTCGATTTTAAAAATTAAAGTAGGAAAAGAAGCCGAAAAGGATATCGAACGAATCGAACGAATTTATGAAGAAGTGGGGCCAAATGTTTCACTGCGCATTGACGCTAATCAAGGATGGACAGCGAAAGAAGCTGTGGAAATCATTCAATCGTTAGAACGGCTCCAACTTCCGATCGAATTTATTGAGCAGCCCGTTCCTAAATATGACATAAAAGGTCTTCAGTTTATCCGAGAACGAGTCAACATACCGATTATGGCGGACGAAAGTGTATTCTCGGCTCGAGATGCACTAGAACTGATCCGTCATCACGCTGTCGATTTGATCAATATTAAGTTAATGAAAACGGGAGGATTACGTGAAGCCTACAAGATTGCTAGTCTAGCAGAAGCGGCCGGTATCGAATGCATGATCGGAAGCATGATGGAACCAACTCTTTCCGTACTGGCAGCAACCCATTTAGCAATTGCCCATCCGAACATTACAAAAGTCGATTTAGATGCGCCTCTATGGATAGATGATGATAGCAGTCGCTCGTTCTTTCAAGGAAGCGAAATTAACGTTCCTGATTTACCAGGGATCGGTTATGTTCCTTTATATAACTAATCATTGATCGTAAGAAAGGAGATTAGCAATGAAAAAATGGAAAAAGTTCTTTACTGCATTCCTTTGCTTTTGCATGATGCTCGTCTTTCTTTCACCTGTAAATGCCAAAACGAACAATGATGAAATAGCTTATGTTGACGTCTCTGTCGCAACGCTTTGGACAGAGCCGAACATTGCAAGAAACATTGACAGTCCATCGTTATCCAATCCAGTTGATATGTGGAAATGGACAAAAAGCATGACATATGAAGAAAAACTATGGTTAGTAGGAAATCTTGAAACACAAGCGTTATATGGCATGAAAGTCACGATACTAGAAAAACAGGGGGATTGGGCTAAAGTTGTCGTACATGGCCAACCAACACCACGCCATCCGCTTGGATATCCCGGCTGGATGCCGATTCACCAACTGACAAAAGGAATAGCATTTGCACAATTTCAATCGAAACCATTTGCCCAAGTTACCTCACCAACTGCATGGCTTTACAAAGACCCAAAAGGAAAACATAAATTTATGGAAATCAGCTTTAACACTCGCCTTCCTGTGATTCACTCAACAAAAAGTGCAGTCAAAGTGATAACACCAAGTGATGGTGCCAAATGGCTAAGAAAAGAGGATGTCCAAATTTTCCAGACGGAAGCAGACATTTCAGCACCAACTGGGGAAGACTTAGTAAATACCGCAAAACAGTTTTTAGGCTTGCCTTATTTATGGGCAGGAACATCCGGATTTGGCTTTGACTGTTCCGGGTTTACCCATACGATTTATAAAGCTCACGGAATTACGATCCCACGCGACTCATCTGTGCAAGCTCAATTCGGCACGCCTGTAAAAGAAAGCGAACTGCAACCAGGCGATCTTCTCTTCTTTGCATATAATAACGGAAAAGGAAGAGTCCACCACGTCGGCATGTATA
It encodes:
- a CDS encoding DUF3870 domain-containing protein, which produces MFENNAIYIIGDAKAPSNNPITQQYKAFFIGLVVNKESGIIVDADCSATIELTKSFVKSLLVGRSILDIDTVKKEIETRYFGSSQKALIVAFKNASLKYQNIVSSAASSVPSSRR
- the rbsK gene encoding ribokinase, which encodes MTKPVITVVGSINMDLVTIASRFPSQGETILGEEFHLIPGGKGANQAVAAARLGADVHMIGAVGKDAFGTELLRSLEREGVHIDNVKPVTDKGTGIASITISEQDNRIIVVPGANHALRPEDIDRCEEMIAKSDVCVLQLEIPLSVVERAAFLAKKHGVRVILNPAPAQPLPQKLIEQVDFLTPNEHERDIIFEQVDADAFADKVIVTEGARGVTIRKDGKQMLIPGFRVPVVDTTGAGDTFNGALAVALSKGMSLEEACLFANAAAALSVTKLGAQGGMPMKEEVERFLKENAE
- a CDS encoding dipeptide epimerase; amino-acid sequence: MKIKDAAIATQSTPLIKPFKTALRTATQIESIIVKITLDNGIEGYGAAVPTEAITGETKQGIIGILENVLIPKIIGKEIEEIAKNSKDIQTSCIENTSAKAALEMAMYDALCKLLNIPLYQLFGGKTNRHVNDMTISVNSVEEMVNDAKKVTEKGFSILKIKVGKEAEKDIERIERIYEEVGPNVSLRIDANQGWTAKEAVEIIQSLERLQLPIEFIEQPVPKYDIKGLQFIRERVNIPIMADESVFSARDALELIRHHAVDLINIKLMKTGGLREAYKIASLAEAAGIECMIGSMMEPTLSVLAATHLAIAHPNITKVDLDAPLWIDDDSSRSFFQGSEINVPDLPGIGYVPLYN
- a CDS encoding C40 family peptidase codes for the protein MKKWKKFFTAFLCFCMMLVFLSPVNAKTNNDEIAYVDVSVATLWTEPNIARNIDSPSLSNPVDMWKWTKSMTYEEKLWLVGNLETQALYGMKVTILEKQGDWAKVVVHGQPTPRHPLGYPGWMPIHQLTKGIAFAQFQSKPFAQVTSPTAWLYKDPKGKHKFMEISFNTRLPVIHSTKSAVKVITPSDGAKWLRKEDVQIFQTEADISAPTGEDLVNTAKQFLGLPYLWAGTSGFGFDCSGFTHTIYKAHGITIPRDSSVQAQFGTPVKESELQPGDLLFFAYNNGKGRVHHVGMYIGNGKMIHSPNSSTTVRVDDYRAPGYGEEFAGARRYINK
- a CDS encoding DUF819 domain-containing protein, which codes for MIQDGVVYLSILLAYAALIAFAEQKSKSKLFKVVPGIIFIYVGGALMQTFGVFGKTDSIDNTYNTVRNVLLPAMLILMLLHCDLRKIIKMGPKILLTFFAASFTIIIGFTITYLLFKEFYAKDTWKAFAALSSSWTGGSANMVILQKILDVPENIFGYALMMDTVNYSIWVMFMFWLVPFAGRFNRWTKAKMVDIPITNDEVAATNESHQRKMGFAELIVLLGFSILLSTICTEIGNALPEVGAVFNGSTWTIVFASVIGLVLAMTKIAKIPGSNDVSKVMLYVVIALIASKADFSQLFQAPIYIISGFLILLIHALLMLIIAKVCKLDLFTMGVTSLANIGGVASTPILAGAYHQSLIPVGILTALLGNLLGTYYGLLTAHILSSL